The genomic window GGTTCGCCATTGAGCTGCCAACCGCAATCCGCTCCGGTCACGGCGATACGGGTAGCGGAACGGAAACGGATCGCAAAAGGACCGAGGCAGATTTCCAGTAACGCAGCGCCGACCTCGTTACCCAGTAACAGATTGGCCCAGCCTGCGGCATGGGTATCCAGAGCACCGCCGACACTGACGCCCAGATGCTGCTGTCCGCGGCGCCCACTGTCCTGAATCAGGGTCAGAGGGCCGCCCTTCTCTACGGTGGCAAAGTCAGTCATCCAGCACCCCGCCCAGCTCGAGATAAGTCTCTCTGTTCACCGGCCTGAAGCGCACGCGGTCGCCGACCTGCAGCAACACTTTCGGTGGATTCTCCGTGCGATCAAATAGTGCGAGCGGACAGCGCCCGATCAGATTCCAGCCACCGGGGGACACACAGGGATAGACCGCGGCCTGGGGGCCTGCGATGGCGACTGCGCCTTCGGGCACACGCCGTCTCGGCGTATCCAGTCGCGGTACTTGCAGTTTCGGCGGCGTGTCACCCATATACGCAAAGCCAGGGCGGAAACCGAGTGCGTAAACTCGGAATTCCGTGTCGGCATGAAGGCGGATCACGTCATCGACAGAGAGACTGGCGAATTTCGCTACCCGCT from Microbulbifer aggregans includes these protein-coding regions:
- the pxpB gene encoding 5-oxoprolinase subunit PxpB; the encoded protein is MWRLQVSGDESITIYLAENPSEAILRRIQLVGNFLREALAEWATDVVPSYCSITVYYDVLKSDAAVMSERLTSLLESFESDIATHGQGDSAGSARRVELPVFYGAEVAPDLQRVAKFASLSVDDVIRLHADTEFRVYALGFRPGFAYMGDTPPKLQVPRLDTPRRRVPEGAVAIAGPQAAVYPCVSPGGWNLIGRCPLALFDRTENPPKVLLQVGDRVRFRPVNRETYLELGGVLDD